In Montipora capricornis isolate CH-2021 chromosome 4, ASM3666992v2, whole genome shotgun sequence, a single genomic region encodes these proteins:
- the LOC138047582 gene encoding metallophosphoesterase 1 homolog isoform X2, which produces MDLAVSRAEFDPGEVGCFFWAFFTWRIPLPSKDIDSLNLLLVADSQIQGFWNEPPGITGYISRLDADWYLWKVFRLLMTAFSPDAVIHLGDLFDEGNIATDEEFLLYKARHDRIFTVPEGVSKIQVAGDNDVGGEGVDRMTQKLISRFSHFFGSVNEVIELKSFQIVKVNSLILQRSKPRLEEWTVYNETLAFIKELPSRLNKDKSTILIEHSTLNMMNKEIASKLIDVVQPRYAFSGHSHKSASFQHPMGSVTVTEYVVPTCSYRMGTNKMGAAIAVLGVNGSIDYSILSLPTRYTYFNIYLYVLVYCMVLRLPFLIRIIAKIYYKLTARKYGIYKIATFL; this is translated from the exons ATGGACTTGGCAGTGTCCCGCGCTGAATTTGATCCAG GTGAAGTTGGTTGTTTCTTCTGGGCGTTTTTCACCTGGCGGATTCCGCTTCCCAGCAAAGATATAGATTCCTTAAACCTTCTTCTCGTCGCTGACTCTCAGATCCAG GGTTTCTGGAATGAACCTCCAGGGATCACAGGGTACATAAGTCGGCTGGATGCTGACTGGTATCTATGGAAAGTCTTCAGGTTGTTGATGACAGCATTCAGTCCTGATGCAGTCATACATCTCG GTGATCTCTTTGATGAAGGAAACATCGCCACTGACGAGGAATTTCTGCTGTACAAA GCCAGGCATGATAGAATCTTTACTGTTCCTGAAGGAGTTTCCAAAATCCAAGTTGCAGGCGACAATGATGTGGGCGGTGAAGGGGTCGACAGAATGACACAAAAACTTATCTCGAGATTCTCACACTTCTTTGGCTCAGTGAACGAGGTCATTGAACTCAAGTCGTTTCAGATTGTTAAG GTAAACTCATTAATTTTACAAAGGTCAAAGCCACGCCTGGAGGAATGGACAGTTTATAACGAGACACTAGCTTTCATTAAAGAGTTACCGTCAAGGCTCAACAAGGATAAGTCAACCATCTTGATAGAGCACAGTACACTGAATATGATGAACAAGGAAATAGCAAGTAAG TTAATTGATGTTGTCCAACCAAGATATGCATTTTCAGGACACAGTCACAAG TCTGCTTCATTTCAACATCCGATGGGATCGGTGACCGTAACAGAGTATGTTGTACCAACGTGCAGTTATCGCATGGGGACCAACAAGATGGGTGCAGCCATAGCAGTCTTAG GCGTAAATGGCTCCATTGACTATTCGATACTTTCTCTGCCCACAAGATACACatatttcaatatttatttatatgttTTAGTATATTGCATGGTACTGAGGCTGCCTTTTTTGATAAGAATCATTGCCAAAATTTACTACAAGCTCACTGCAAGAAAATACGGTATTTATAAAATTGCGACTTTCCTCTAA
- the LOC138047582 gene encoding metallophosphoesterase 1 homolog isoform X1, translating to MDLAVSRAEFDPDVMSKKCWRLFHIFHRANLKLSLFLCIVAIAIGEVGCFFWAFFTWRIPLPSKDIDSLNLLLVADSQIQGFWNEPPGITGYISRLDADWYLWKVFRLLMTAFSPDAVIHLGDLFDEGNIATDEEFLLYKARHDRIFTVPEGVSKIQVAGDNDVGGEGVDRMTQKLISRFSHFFGSVNEVIELKSFQIVKVNSLILQRSKPRLEEWTVYNETLAFIKELPSRLNKDKSTILIEHSTLNMMNKEIASKLIDVVQPRYAFSGHSHKSASFQHPMGSVTVTEYVVPTCSYRMGTNKMGAAIAVLGVNGSIDYSILSLPTRYTYFNIYLYVLVYCMVLRLPFLIRIIAKIYYKLTARKYGIYKIATFL from the exons ATGGACTTGGCAGTGTCCCGCGCTGAATTTGATCCAG ATGTTATGAGCAAAAAGTGCTGGAGgctttttcacatttttcacAGGGCCAACTTGAAGTTGTCTTTATTCCTGTGCATTGTTGCTATCGCCATAGGTGAAGTTGGTTGTTTCTTCTGGGCGTTTTTCACCTGGCGGATTCCGCTTCCCAGCAAAGATATAGATTCCTTAAACCTTCTTCTCGTCGCTGACTCTCAGATCCAG GGTTTCTGGAATGAACCTCCAGGGATCACAGGGTACATAAGTCGGCTGGATGCTGACTGGTATCTATGGAAAGTCTTCAGGTTGTTGATGACAGCATTCAGTCCTGATGCAGTCATACATCTCG GTGATCTCTTTGATGAAGGAAACATCGCCACTGACGAGGAATTTCTGCTGTACAAA GCCAGGCATGATAGAATCTTTACTGTTCCTGAAGGAGTTTCCAAAATCCAAGTTGCAGGCGACAATGATGTGGGCGGTGAAGGGGTCGACAGAATGACACAAAAACTTATCTCGAGATTCTCACACTTCTTTGGCTCAGTGAACGAGGTCATTGAACTCAAGTCGTTTCAGATTGTTAAG GTAAACTCATTAATTTTACAAAGGTCAAAGCCACGCCTGGAGGAATGGACAGTTTATAACGAGACACTAGCTTTCATTAAAGAGTTACCGTCAAGGCTCAACAAGGATAAGTCAACCATCTTGATAGAGCACAGTACACTGAATATGATGAACAAGGAAATAGCAAGTAAG TTAATTGATGTTGTCCAACCAAGATATGCATTTTCAGGACACAGTCACAAG TCTGCTTCATTTCAACATCCGATGGGATCGGTGACCGTAACAGAGTATGTTGTACCAACGTGCAGTTATCGCATGGGGACCAACAAGATGGGTGCAGCCATAGCAGTCTTAG GCGTAAATGGCTCCATTGACTATTCGATACTTTCTCTGCCCACAAGATACACatatttcaatatttatttatatgttTTAGTATATTGCATGGTACTGAGGCTGCCTTTTTTGATAAGAATCATTGCCAAAATTTACTACAAGCTCACTGCAAGAAAATACGGTATTTATAAAATTGCGACTTTCCTCTAA
- the LOC138047585 gene encoding microtubule-associated protein RP/EB family member 1-like isoform X2: MAVNVHSTSCTTDNLSRHDMLQWINDSLQLKYTKIEQLCSGAAYCQFMDMLFMDCVNLTKVKFASNQEHEFISNWKILQKSFKAAGVDKIIPIEKLVKGRFQDNFEFVQWFKRFFDANYQGPDPTYDPVRARHGKTDTPQNALPRKGTGQISRPMPAMTKSTGPSKLASATRPGSGPPRPAAGVQRGGGALGASKPGQQGARPTGGNTAGASVALAQKDEQIEEMDKQLTALQLSVEGLEKERDFYFGKLRDIEVHCQEEGSSDIPAVQKILEILYATEDGFASPEENANPEYEQGDYADEQDEY; this comes from the exons atggcggTGAATGTGCATAGCACAAGTTGTACGACAGACAACCTTAGTCGACATGATATGCTCCAGTGGATCAATGATAGTTTGCAGCTCAAGTATACTAAAATTGAGCAATTGTGTTCAG GCGCTGCTTATTGCCAGTTCATGGATATGTTATTTATGG ACTGTGTTAACTTGACCAAAGTCAAGTTTGCGTCGAATCAGGAACACGAGTTCATTTCAAACTGGAAGATATTACAGAAGTCTTTCAAAGCTGCCGGTGTAGACAAG ATAATTCCAATTGAAAAACTTGTGAAAGGGAGATTTCAGGACAATTTTGAGTTTGTCCAGTGGTTCAAAAGATTTTTTGATGCAAACTATCAGGGACCTGATCCAACATATGATCCTGTCAGAGCACGTCATGGAAAAACAGATACTCCGCAAAATGCTTTGCCGAGGAAAGGAACAGGACAAATCAGCAGGCCTATGCCAGCAATGA CAAAAAGTACAGGCCCGTCCAAATTAGCAAGTGCTACAAGGCCAGGTAGTGGACCACCAAGACCTGCTGCTGGGGTTCAAAGGGGAGGTGGTGCCCTTGGGGCAAGCAAACCAGGTCAGCAAGGGGCCCGCCCTACCGGTGGAAATACTGCGGGTGCTTCTGTTGCACTAGCACAGAAGGATGAGCAAATTGAAGAAATGGATAAGCAG TTGACTGCATTGCAGTTGTCAGTTGAAGGATTAGAGAAGGAGAGAGatttttattttggaaaatTAAGAGATATAGAAGTACATTGTCAGGAAGAGGGTTCTAGTGATATTCCTGCTGTTCAGAAGATACTGGAAATTCTGTATGCTACTGAG GATGGATTTGCTTCACCGGAAGAAAATGCTAACCCTGAATATGAACAAGGAGACTATGCTGATGAACAGGATGAATATTAG
- the LOC138047585 gene encoding microtubule-associated protein RP/EB family member 1-like isoform X1 — protein MAVNVHSTSCTTDNLSRHDMLQWINDSLQLKYTKIEQLCSGAAYCQFMDMLFMDCVNLTKVKFASNQEHEFISNWKILQKSFKAAGVDKIIPIEKLVKGRFQDNFEFVQWFKRFFDANYQGPDPTYDPVRARHGKTDTPQNALPRKGTGQISRPMPAMTAKSTGPSKLASATRPGSGPPRPAAGVQRGGGALGASKPGQQGARPTGGNTAGASVALAQKDEQIEEMDKQLTALQLSVEGLEKERDFYFGKLRDIEVHCQEEGSSDIPAVQKILEILYATEDGFASPEENANPEYEQGDYADEQDEY, from the exons atggcggTGAATGTGCATAGCACAAGTTGTACGACAGACAACCTTAGTCGACATGATATGCTCCAGTGGATCAATGATAGTTTGCAGCTCAAGTATACTAAAATTGAGCAATTGTGTTCAG GCGCTGCTTATTGCCAGTTCATGGATATGTTATTTATGG ACTGTGTTAACTTGACCAAAGTCAAGTTTGCGTCGAATCAGGAACACGAGTTCATTTCAAACTGGAAGATATTACAGAAGTCTTTCAAAGCTGCCGGTGTAGACAAG ATAATTCCAATTGAAAAACTTGTGAAAGGGAGATTTCAGGACAATTTTGAGTTTGTCCAGTGGTTCAAAAGATTTTTTGATGCAAACTATCAGGGACCTGATCCAACATATGATCCTGTCAGAGCACGTCATGGAAAAACAGATACTCCGCAAAATGCTTTGCCGAGGAAAGGAACAGGACAAATCAGCAGGCCTATGCCAGCAATGA CAGCAAAAAGTACAGGCCCGTCCAAATTAGCAAGTGCTACAAGGCCAGGTAGTGGACCACCAAGACCTGCTGCTGGGGTTCAAAGGGGAGGTGGTGCCCTTGGGGCAAGCAAACCAGGTCAGCAAGGGGCCCGCCCTACCGGTGGAAATACTGCGGGTGCTTCTGTTGCACTAGCACAGAAGGATGAGCAAATTGAAGAAATGGATAAGCAG TTGACTGCATTGCAGTTGTCAGTTGAAGGATTAGAGAAGGAGAGAGatttttattttggaaaatTAAGAGATATAGAAGTACATTGTCAGGAAGAGGGTTCTAGTGATATTCCTGCTGTTCAGAAGATACTGGAAATTCTGTATGCTACTGAG GATGGATTTGCTTCACCGGAAGAAAATGCTAACCCTGAATATGAACAAGGAGACTATGCTGATGAACAGGATGAATATTAG